In Bacillus sp. DX3.1, the following proteins share a genomic window:
- the thiO gene encoding glycine oxidase ThiO gives MSKIYDVAIIGGGVIGSSVAHFLAERGYRVAIVEKQRIASEASKAAAGLLGVQAEWDEYDPLFELARKSRAIFPHLAEALREKTGIDIGYEGKGIYRIAQNENEATRLLHIMKWQQQIGEASHFISGEQLRDKEPYLSPSIIGAVYHPKDGHVIAPDLTNAFAHSAAISGADLYEQTEVFDIQIEKNQVKGIVTNEGTILCEKVVIAGGSWSTKLLHYFEKDWGTYPVKGEVVAVHSRKPLLQAPIFQERFYIAPKRGGRYVIGATMKPHTFNKSVQPESITSILERAYTILPALKEAEWESTWAGLRPQSNHEVPYMGAHEEIKGLYACTGHYRNGILLSPVSGQYMADLIEEKQGNHLLDSLLSKSIYINTN, from the coding sequence ATGAGTAAGATATATGATGTAGCCATTATTGGCGGTGGTGTAATTGGTAGTTCAGTTGCACATTTTCTAGCGGAAAGAGGTTACCGAGTAGCAATTGTTGAAAAGCAAAGGATTGCATCTGAAGCTTCTAAGGCGGCTGCGGGTTTACTCGGTGTACAAGCGGAGTGGGATGAGTACGATCCATTATTTGAGCTTGCTAGAAAAAGCCGTGCAATATTTCCACACCTTGCAGAAGCTTTACGTGAAAAAACGGGTATTGATATTGGGTATGAGGGAAAAGGAATTTATCGTATTGCTCAAAATGAAAATGAGGCGACAAGGTTGCTTCACATCATGAAGTGGCAGCAGCAAATAGGAGAAGCGTCCCATTTTATTTCTGGGGAGCAGCTTCGTGACAAAGAGCCCTATCTATCTCCTTCTATTATTGGGGCGGTGTATCATCCAAAAGATGGTCATGTCATTGCACCAGATCTTACCAATGCGTTTGCGCACTCTGCCGCGATATCTGGTGCAGATTTATACGAACAAACAGAAGTGTTTGATATTCAAATTGAAAAGAATCAAGTAAAGGGAATCGTGACAAATGAAGGTACGATTTTATGTGAAAAAGTCGTGATTGCTGGTGGCTCTTGGAGTACAAAGCTACTTCACTATTTTGAGAAAGACTGGGGTACATATCCTGTAAAAGGTGAAGTTGTTGCCGTGCATAGCCGTAAGCCGCTTTTACAAGCACCTATTTTTCAAGAGCGGTTTTATATCGCACCGAAACGCGGCGGGCGTTATGTCATCGGGGCAACGATGAAGCCTCATACCTTTAATAAATCTGTACAACCAGAAAGTATTACATCGATATTAGAACGTGCTTATACGATTCTACCAGCCTTAAAAGAAGCAGAATGGGAAAGTACATGGGCTGGATTACGTCCGCAATCTAATCACGAGGTGCCGTATATGGGGGCGCATGAAGAAATAAAAGGACTATATGCTTGTACCGGTCATTACCGAAACGGAATTTTATTAAGTCCAGTTTCTGGTCAATATATGGCTGATCTAATAGAAGAAAAGCAAGGAAATCATTTGCTAGATTCATTGCTTTCTAAATCGATTTATATAAATACAAATTAA
- the thiS gene encoding sulfur carrier protein ThiS — protein MNLKINGKQVEVPGDVKTVAGLLTHLSLDTKIVVVERNQDILQKEDHQDTSVFDGDQIEIVTFVGGG, from the coding sequence TTGAACTTAAAAATTAACGGCAAGCAAGTAGAGGTGCCAGGTGATGTAAAAACAGTAGCAGGATTGCTGACACATCTAAGCTTAGATACAAAAATTGTTGTAGTAGAACGTAACCAAGATATTTTGCAAAAAGAAGACCATCAAGATACATCTGTTTTTGATGGAGATCAAATTGAGATTGTAACTTTTGTAGGAGGCGGTTGA
- a CDS encoding thiazole synthase, which produces MLNIGPFTFHSRLLLGTGKFSDFDVQRKAIEVSEAEILTFAVRRMDIFDADQPNLLEKIDVKKYTLLPNTAGAKNAEEAVRIAKLAKASGLCDMVKVEVIGDDQTLLPDPVETLKASEMLLEEGFIVLPYTSDDVVLARKLQELGVHAIMPGASPIGSGLGIVNPLNLSFIIEQATVPVIVDAGIGSPTDAAFAMELGADGVLLNTAVSGAKDPVKMAEAMKLGIHAGRLGFEAGRIARKRCATASSPLEGMSVVE; this is translated from the coding sequence ATGTTAAACATTGGACCATTTACTTTTCATTCTAGACTTTTATTAGGAACAGGGAAATTTTCTGATTTTGATGTGCAACGAAAAGCAATTGAAGTATCAGAGGCAGAAATTTTAACATTTGCGGTGCGTCGCATGGATATCTTCGATGCGGACCAACCGAATTTACTAGAAAAAATTGATGTGAAAAAATATACGTTACTTCCAAATACAGCGGGAGCAAAAAATGCTGAAGAAGCAGTGCGCATTGCAAAGTTAGCAAAAGCATCTGGACTTTGTGACATGGTAAAAGTAGAGGTTATCGGTGATGATCAAACATTATTACCGGACCCTGTTGAAACGTTAAAAGCATCTGAAATGTTATTAGAAGAAGGATTTATTGTTCTTCCTTATACGTCTGATGATGTTGTATTAGCGCGTAAATTACAAGAATTAGGCGTTCATGCGATTATGCCAGGTGCGTCACCAATCGGTTCAGGACTTGGTATTGTAAATCCACTTAACCTAAGCTTTATCATTGAACAGGCAACGGTACCTGTTATTGTTGATGCTGGGATCGGTAGCCCAACTGACGCAGCATTTGCGATGGAATTAGGAGCAGATGGTGTTTTATTAAATACAGCTGTATCTGGTGCGAAAGATCCTGTCAAAATGGCAGAAGCAATGAAACTAGGTATTCATGCTGGTCGTTTAGGTTTCGAAGCAGGACGTATTGCTCGTAAACGCTGTGCAACAGCAAGTAGTCCATTAGAAGGAATGAGCGTAGTTGAATAA
- a CDS encoding thiazole biosynthesis adenylyltransferase ThiF, producing MNNRYSRQELFSPIGERGQQKIGEKHVLIIGAGALGSANAEMLVRAGVGKVTIVDRDYIDWSNLQRQQLYCEADVESNLPKVVAAKRRLQAINSHVVVDAYVQDVTAEELEQLITDVNVMIDATDNFETRFIVNDISQKYSIPWIYGACVGSYGLSYTILPGKTPCLSCLLQSIPLGGVTCDTAGVISPAVSLVVSHQVTEVLKILVEDEEALRDGLVSFDVWKNEYSCMNVQKLRKQNCPSCGEEAIYPYLSKENTSKTAVLCGRNTVQIRPPHKEQLDFERYKGMLQDRVADLTVNPYLLSFSVDGKRLVAFQDGRVLVHGTKDMIEAKTIYHRYFG from the coding sequence TTGAATAATCGATATTCTCGCCAAGAGCTATTTTCTCCTATTGGGGAAAGAGGCCAGCAAAAAATAGGAGAAAAACATGTGCTAATTATCGGTGCAGGAGCACTTGGTAGTGCAAACGCCGAGATGCTTGTTCGAGCTGGTGTTGGTAAAGTAACGATTGTTGATCGCGACTATATTGATTGGAGCAATTTACAACGTCAGCAGCTGTACTGTGAAGCTGATGTGGAAAGTAATCTTCCAAAGGTAGTGGCTGCAAAACGACGCTTGCAAGCGATTAATAGCCATGTGGTTGTAGACGCATATGTGCAAGATGTAACAGCAGAAGAGTTAGAACAGCTCATTACGGATGTAAATGTCATGATTGATGCAACTGATAACTTTGAAACGCGTTTTATTGTAAATGATATATCACAAAAATATTCGATTCCTTGGATTTACGGGGCATGTGTAGGTAGCTACGGTCTTTCTTATACGATTTTACCAGGAAAGACGCCGTGCTTATCTTGCCTACTACAATCGATACCGCTTGGCGGAGTGACTTGTGATACAGCAGGGGTTATTTCACCTGCTGTATCACTTGTTGTGTCGCATCAAGTGACGGAAGTACTTAAAATTTTAGTAGAGGATGAGGAAGCGCTTCGCGACGGACTTGTATCGTTTGATGTATGGAAAAATGAATATTCATGCATGAATGTTCAAAAGCTGCGAAAGCAGAATTGCCCATCATGTGGCGAGGAGGCAATCTATCCATATTTAAGTAAAGAAAATACATCTAAAACAGCTGTTCTATGTGGAAGAAATACGGTTCAAATTCGTCCTCCACATAAAGAGCAACTTGACTTTGAACGATATAAAGGGATGTTGCAAGATCGTGTGGCTGATTTAACAGTAAATCCATACTTATTATCATTTTCTGTTGATGGAAAGAGATTGGTAGCATTCCAAGACGGGCGTGTTCTCGTGCATGGAACGAAGGATATGATAGAAGCAAAAACAATCTATCATCGTTATTTTGGATAG
- the thiD gene encoding bifunctional hydroxymethylpyrimidine kinase/phosphomethylpyrimidine kinase — MKVNKALTIAGSDSGGGAGIQADLKTFQELGVYGMTAITAITAQNTLGVQGVYPVAIEGIQEQLHSIGTDLTPDAVKLGMLFSSEIIGVVAENIKKFDWNNIVLDPVMIAKGGASLLQQEAVQALKEHLLPIATVVTPNVPEAEVLTGMEIHNIEDSKQAAKVLHELGAKYVLMKGGHAAYQGDEVIDLLFDGEKFIEYRSERIDSKQTHGSGCTFASAVTAGLAKGYRTQEAVQEAKRFISIAIEQQLNIGSGHGPTNHFAYKHQKIHA; from the coding sequence ATGAAAGTGAATAAAGCATTAACGATTGCTGGATCTGATAGCGGTGGCGGCGCAGGCATTCAAGCTGACTTAAAAACGTTCCAAGAACTCGGTGTGTACGGAATGACAGCCATTACTGCGATTACCGCACAAAATACGCTCGGTGTACAGGGTGTGTACCCTGTTGCAATTGAGGGCATTCAGGAGCAATTACATTCGATTGGTACAGATTTAACACCGGATGCCGTCAAACTAGGCATGCTATTTAGTAGTGAGATTATTGGTGTTGTTGCAGAAAATATTAAGAAATTTGATTGGAATAATATTGTACTAGATCCTGTTATGATAGCGAAAGGTGGGGCATCGCTCTTACAACAAGAAGCAGTTCAAGCATTGAAAGAGCATTTATTGCCAATCGCAACGGTAGTCACTCCAAATGTACCAGAAGCGGAAGTGTTAACTGGAATGGAGATTCATAATATTGAAGATAGTAAACAGGCTGCGAAAGTGTTGCATGAGTTAGGAGCGAAGTATGTTCTCATGAAAGGTGGTCATGCGGCGTATCAAGGCGATGAAGTCATCGATTTATTATTTGATGGCGAGAAGTTTATTGAGTACAGAAGTGAACGAATTGATTCAAAACAAACACATGGTAGTGGTTGCACATTTGCATCCGCTGTAACGGCTGGCTTAGCAAAAGGATATCGTACCCAAGAGGCAGTTCAAGAAGCTAAAAGATTTATTAGCATAGCGATTGAACAGCAATTAAATATCGGAAGTGGTCATGGTCCGACGAATCATTTTGCTTATAAACATCAAAAAATACATGCATAA
- a CDS encoding signal peptide protein encodes MLDVVMVGIFVVLAASMVGLAKWSDKVVKEGKQ; translated from the coding sequence ATGCTTGATGTCGTGATGGTCGGAATATTTGTTGTATTAGCAGCGTCTATGGTGGGGCTAGCAAAATGGTCAGATAAAGTTGTGAAGGAAGGGAAGCAATGA
- the kdpF gene encoding K(+)-transporting ATPase subunit F: MMIALSIIVAAITVYLVYALLNPEKF; encoded by the coding sequence ATGATGATTGCGTTATCGATTATTGTTGCAGCAATTACGGTGTATTTAGTTTACGCGTTATTAAATCCAGAAAAGTTTTAA
- the kdpA gene encoding potassium-transporting ATPase subunit KdpA produces the protein MIWIAVVITMLLFILVAKPTGIYLEKAFQGNSKLDKVFGPFEKIIFKITGVKAYNQSWKQYALSLVALNGFMIIVVYFIFRLQGVLPLNPAHIEGMEPTLAFNTAISFMADTNLQHYSGENGLSYLSQLIGITFLMFAAPATTLALVMAFIRGLAGKELGNFFVDFTRALTRVFLPIAFIAALMFVALGVPQTLDGAVTAQTIEGVKQSILRGPVASFVSIKELGNNGGGFFGANSTHPFENPGQLSNILQMMLMMLLPTALPFTYGRMVGNKKQGRILFVSLFMVFLVGFTTIVSSELHGNPALNQIGMENVQGSTEGKEVRFGTVFSSLYATVTTAAETGAVNTMHDTLTPIGGLVPLVNMMLNTVFGGVGAGFVNIIMYAIIAVFISGLMVGRTPEFLGKKIEGKEMKLIAVTILFHPLLILGFSALALSTNLGTDAISHSGFHGLTQVVYEYTSSAANNGSGFEGLGDNTPFWNITTGIVMFLGRYFSLITMLAVAYSLKEKTVVPETVGTFRTDNGLFGGIFIGTIVIVGALTFFPMLVLGPIAEFLTLK, from the coding sequence ATGATTTGGATTGCAGTTGTAATCACAATGTTGTTATTCATTCTTGTTGCAAAGCCAACAGGCATTTATTTAGAGAAGGCTTTTCAAGGAAATAGTAAATTAGATAAAGTGTTTGGGCCTTTTGAAAAGATTATTTTTAAAATTACAGGTGTTAAAGCGTATAACCAGAGTTGGAAGCAATACGCTTTATCGTTAGTTGCACTCAATGGTTTCATGATCATTGTCGTGTATTTCATCTTTCGCTTACAAGGAGTACTTCCATTAAATCCAGCTCATATTGAAGGAATGGAGCCAACGCTTGCTTTTAATACAGCGATTAGTTTTATGGCTGATACAAACTTGCAGCATTATAGCGGTGAAAATGGTTTGTCTTATTTATCGCAACTAATCGGGATTACATTTTTAATGTTTGCCGCACCAGCAACAACGTTAGCACTTGTTATGGCTTTTATAAGAGGATTAGCTGGGAAGGAACTTGGTAACTTTTTCGTAGACTTTACACGAGCTTTAACAAGAGTCTTTCTTCCAATCGCATTTATAGCAGCATTGATGTTTGTTGCTCTTGGTGTACCACAAACATTGGACGGAGCGGTTACAGCTCAGACGATTGAAGGTGTGAAACAAAGTATTTTACGCGGTCCGGTTGCTTCATTCGTTTCAATTAAGGAACTTGGTAACAATGGAGGTGGGTTCTTTGGTGCAAACTCTACACACCCATTTGAAAATCCAGGTCAACTTAGTAACATCTTGCAAATGATGCTCATGATGCTATTACCAACAGCTTTACCATTTACGTACGGAAGAATGGTCGGTAATAAAAAACAAGGACGTATCCTTTTCGTTTCACTGTTTATGGTATTTTTAGTCGGATTTACAACGATTGTTTCATCTGAATTACATGGAAACCCAGCGTTAAATCAAATTGGTATGGAAAATGTGCAAGGTAGTACAGAAGGAAAAGAAGTACGATTTGGAACAGTTTTCTCTTCCTTGTATGCGACAGTAACAACTGCGGCAGAAACAGGTGCTGTTAACACAATGCACGACACGTTAACACCGATTGGTGGATTAGTACCACTTGTCAATATGATGTTAAATACAGTGTTTGGCGGGGTTGGAGCAGGTTTTGTTAATATCATTATGTACGCAATCATCGCTGTCTTTATATCTGGACTAATGGTAGGACGTACACCAGAGTTTTTAGGGAAAAAGATTGAAGGAAAGGAAATGAAATTAATTGCAGTCACGATATTATTTCATCCGTTGCTCATTCTAGGATTTTCAGCATTGGCTCTTTCAACGAATTTAGGAACAGATGCAATCTCACATTCAGGATTTCATGGTTTAACACAAGTTGTATATGAATATACTTCTTCAGCTGCTAACAATGGTTCCGGATTTGAAGGATTAGGCGATAATACACCATTTTGGAATATTACAACCGGTATAGTCATGTTCTTAGGACGTTATTTCAGTTTAATTACAATGCTAGCTGTTGCATATTCATTGAAAGAGAAAACAGTAGTACCAGAAACAGTAGGAACATTCCGCACAGATAATGGTTTATTTGGAGGCATTTTCATTGGAACGATTGTAATCGTTGGTGCATTAACGTTCTTCCCAATGTTAGTACTAGGACCAATCGCAGAATTTCTTACATTGAAGTAA
- the kdpB gene encoding potassium-transporting ATPase subunit KdpB, which yields MRPVVVKDKQSNQSITSSKIEMESEVRQAKTMDRDIITNAMKQSFAKLNPKVMVKNPIMFVVEIGFVITLILSFLPSLSSSIPGWFNITVSLILLFTVLFANFAEALAEGRGKAQADSLKQSKKDVFANAVKENGKIVQVSATELRKGDVVIVKQGEMIPSDGEVIKGLASVDESAITGESAPVIKEAGGDFCSVTGGTMVVSDEITISITSNPGESFIDKMISLVEGAARQKTPNEIALNTVLTSLTLIFLIVVVTLPIFTNYLGFKLDTAVLVALLVCLIPTTIGGLLSAIGIAGMDRVTKFNVLAMSGKAVEAAGDINTIILDKTGTITFGNRMAHTLLPVGNETIEQVAKWAALGSVLDETPEGRSVIEYVKSKSFSYNRELAEKGEFVPFKAETRMSGVDLPDGVKVRKGAVGAVIEWVQAQGGTIPKDLNQKADLIAKEGGTPLVVAVDHRIYGLIYLKDTVKPGMRERFEQLRQMGIKTVMCTGDNPLTAATIAKEAGVDEFVAECKPEDKIAVIKAEQEKGKLVAMTGDGTNDAPALAQADVGLAMNSGTTAAKEAANMIDLDSNPTKIIEVVGIGKQLLMTRGALTTFSIANDIAKYFAIIPAMFTLAIPQMEALNVMKLTSPLSAILSALIFNAIIIPLLIPLAMKGIAYKPMSSNALLGRNLLIYGLGGVIVPFIGIKVIDMIVGLFI from the coding sequence ATGAGACCTGTAGTGGTAAAAGATAAACAATCTAATCAATCGATTACATCGTCAAAAATAGAAATGGAAAGTGAAGTCAGACAAGCAAAAACAATGGATCGTGACATTATTACAAATGCAATGAAACAATCATTTGCGAAGCTAAACCCGAAAGTGATGGTGAAAAATCCAATCATGTTCGTGGTAGAAATCGGATTTGTTATCACTTTGATTTTATCGTTTCTACCAAGCTTATCTAGTAGTATACCAGGTTGGTTTAATATAACAGTTTCTCTCATTTTATTATTCACTGTCTTGTTTGCTAACTTTGCAGAAGCATTGGCAGAAGGACGCGGGAAAGCGCAGGCAGATTCTTTAAAACAATCAAAGAAAGATGTATTTGCGAATGCAGTAAAAGAAAATGGAAAAATCGTTCAAGTTTCAGCAACGGAGCTTAGAAAAGGTGACGTTGTAATTGTGAAACAGGGAGAAATGATTCCGAGTGACGGTGAGGTTATTAAAGGATTAGCATCCGTTGATGAATCCGCAATAACTGGGGAATCTGCTCCAGTTATTAAAGAAGCAGGTGGCGATTTTTGTTCGGTAACAGGCGGCACAATGGTGGTAAGTGATGAGATTACAATTTCTATTACAAGTAATCCAGGTGAGTCATTTATAGATAAAATGATTTCCTTAGTAGAAGGAGCAGCTCGTCAAAAAACACCGAATGAAATTGCTCTTAACACAGTATTAACAAGTTTAACACTTATTTTCTTAATCGTTGTTGTGACGCTACCAATCTTTACGAATTATTTAGGATTTAAACTCGATACAGCAGTACTTGTTGCACTCCTTGTTTGTTTAATCCCAACAACAATTGGTGGGTTATTATCAGCAATTGGGATTGCCGGAATGGACCGGGTGACAAAATTTAATGTATTAGCAATGTCAGGGAAAGCTGTAGAAGCAGCTGGTGATATTAATACAATCATTTTAGATAAAACGGGTACCATTACATTTGGGAATCGGATGGCACATACATTGCTTCCTGTAGGAAATGAAACGATTGAACAAGTAGCAAAATGGGCAGCACTTGGATCAGTACTAGATGAAACACCAGAAGGTCGTTCTGTGATTGAATATGTGAAGTCAAAATCTTTTTCCTATAATAGAGAGCTTGCAGAAAAAGGTGAATTTGTTCCATTTAAAGCAGAAACAAGAATGAGTGGCGTGGACTTACCTGATGGTGTAAAAGTACGAAAAGGTGCAGTTGGTGCAGTAATAGAGTGGGTACAAGCACAAGGCGGTACGATTCCAAAAGATTTGAATCAAAAAGCAGATTTAATTGCAAAAGAGGGCGGGACACCACTTGTAGTTGCAGTGGATCATCGTATTTATGGATTAATATATTTAAAAGATACTGTGAAACCAGGCATGCGTGAGCGTTTTGAACAGCTTCGTCAAATGGGGATTAAAACAGTCATGTGTACAGGGGATAACCCATTAACAGCAGCAACTATTGCAAAAGAAGCAGGCGTGGATGAATTTGTGGCAGAATGTAAGCCGGAAGATAAAATTGCTGTTATTAAAGCAGAACAAGAAAAAGGGAAACTTGTTGCGATGACAGGTGATGGTACGAACGATGCGCCAGCTTTAGCGCAAGCTGATGTTGGGTTAGCGATGAACAGTGGTACAACAGCTGCAAAAGAAGCTGCCAATATGATTGATTTAGATTCTAATCCAACAAAAATTATTGAGGTTGTAGGGATTGGGAAGCAGCTATTAATGACACGCGGTGCATTAACAACATTTAGTATTGCGAACGATATCGCAAAATATTTCGCAATTATTCCAGCGATGTTTACGTTGGCCATTCCGCAAATGGAAGCACTTAATGTCATGAAGCTAACTTCACCGTTATCAGCCATTTTATCAGCACTGATATTTAACGCCATTATTATTCCATTACTCATTCCTCTAGCAATGAAGGGGATTGCGTATAAACCAATGAGTTCCAATGCACTACTTGGTCGTAACTTGTTGATCTATGGACTTGGCGGGGTAATTGTTCCGTTTATTGGAATTAAAGTAATTGATATGATTGTGGGATTGTTTATTTAA
- the kdpC gene encoding K(+)-transporting ATPase subunit C, which produces MSEKQSILSPVIRVTFTFLVVCGLLYPLLVTGIAQAVMKDNADGSLIYNEKNEVIGSKLIGQDFKDPRYFHGRVSSIEYKAEASGSNNYAPSNPDLVKRVEESVANWKEKNPTVPVTEVPMDLVTNSGSGLDPDMSPQAAYVQVDRIAKLTNISKEKLNQLIKSQTEGRALGLFGEDRVNVLKLNIELQKMMK; this is translated from the coding sequence ATGTCCGAAAAACAAAGTATACTTTCACCTGTCATTCGTGTAACCTTTACGTTTCTTGTCGTGTGTGGGCTTTTATATCCATTGCTTGTAACGGGAATTGCGCAAGCTGTTATGAAAGATAATGCGGACGGAAGTCTTATATATAATGAGAAGAATGAAGTAATCGGTTCAAAACTAATTGGTCAAGATTTTAAAGATCCACGTTATTTTCATGGGCGTGTCTCTAGTATAGAATATAAAGCAGAAGCATCTGGATCTAATAACTATGCGCCATCGAACCCTGATTTAGTAAAACGTGTAGAAGAAAGTGTGGCAAACTGGAAAGAAAAAAATCCAACGGTTCCAGTTACTGAAGTACCGATGGATTTAGTAACGAATTCAGGTTCTGGGCTCGATCCTGATATGAGTCCACAAGCTGCTTATGTACAAGTGGATCGCATTGCAAAATTAACAAACATTTCAAAAGAAAAATTGAATCAGTTGATTAAGTCTCAAACTGAGGGACGTGCACTTGGACTATTTGGAGAAGATCGTGTAAACGTTTTGAAACTAAATATTGAGTTGCAAAAAATGATGAAATAG
- the kdpDN gene encoding KdpD-like non-kinase potassium sensor (KdpDN resembles contains the N-terminal sensor region of KdpD but lacks the C-terminal histidine kinase region.) — MYADDHKPPFQRRTPEEYLEYIRQQNLGKLKLYVGAAPGVGKSYKMLFDAQEMKKEDIDIVIGLIETHGRQETAEAIADLEKIPLKEMNYKGKIFYELDVDRIIKRAPQVVIVDELAHTNIPGSKYKKRYMDVEELLEAGISVLSAFNIQHLESVHDIVEQITNVKVRERIPDFILQKANEIQLVDVTPEVLRKRLMDGKIYREEKIQRSLQNFFTINNLGALRELSLREVADDMDEKISQSAMEPIGVKEKILVCVQFTSTAEKLIRRGWRMANRLNAELYVLNVEREEIESLSTAKKQIIEEWKLLTKQFDATFLLEEAKGMKPADVIIKVAKKLQATQILLGQSARTRWEEIRKGSIVNEIMRQTKHIDIHIVADQRT; from the coding sequence ATGTATGCAGATGACCATAAACCGCCATTTCAAAGGCGAACACCTGAAGAATATCTAGAATATATTCGTCAACAAAATCTTGGGAAACTTAAGCTATATGTTGGTGCGGCACCAGGCGTTGGAAAAAGCTATAAAATGTTGTTCGATGCACAAGAAATGAAAAAAGAGGACATTGACATTGTTATTGGTTTAATTGAAACGCATGGGAGACAAGAGACAGCAGAAGCAATTGCTGATTTAGAAAAAATTCCTTTAAAAGAAATGAACTATAAAGGGAAGATATTTTATGAGCTTGATGTAGACAGGATTATAAAAAGGGCGCCGCAAGTGGTCATTGTTGATGAATTGGCGCATACGAACATACCAGGATCTAAATATAAAAAACGCTATATGGATGTAGAAGAGCTATTAGAGGCGGGAATATCGGTATTATCAGCATTTAACATTCAGCATTTAGAAAGTGTTCATGATATCGTGGAACAAATAACAAATGTAAAAGTACGAGAGCGCATTCCAGATTTTATTTTGCAAAAAGCAAATGAAATTCAGCTTGTTGATGTAACGCCTGAAGTATTAAGGAAACGATTAATGGACGGAAAAATATATAGAGAAGAAAAAATTCAGAGGAGCTTACAAAACTTTTTTACGATTAATAATTTAGGTGCTTTGCGGGAGTTATCGTTACGTGAAGTTGCGGATGATATGGATGAAAAAATTAGTCAATCAGCGATGGAACCAATTGGTGTAAAAGAAAAAATTCTTGTATGTGTGCAGTTCACTTCAACAGCAGAAAAGTTAATTCGGCGTGGTTGGCGCATGGCGAATCGATTGAATGCCGAACTATATGTATTAAACGTAGAAAGAGAAGAGATAGAATCTTTATCGACGGCAAAGAAGCAAATCATTGAAGAATGGAAATTGTTAACAAAACAATTTGATGCAACTTTTTTATTAGAAGAGGCGAAAGGAATGAAGCCAGCTGATGTCATTATTAAAGTTGCAAAAAAATTGCAGGCTACACAAATCTTGCTTGGACAATCCGCAAGAACAAGATGGGAGGAAATTCGAAAAGGTTCAATTGTAAATGAAATTATGCGGCAAACGAAGCATATTGATATTCATATTGTCGCTGATCAAAGAACGTAG
- a CDS encoding patatin family protein gives MLENTGLVLEGGGMRGVYTAGILEYFMEQDLYFPYIVGVSAGACNAASYLSRQKDRNKTVNIEYVTHPRYLSYKNFWKKRQLFDMNFIFHEIPTQHVPFDFDTYFNSTERFLVGTTDCETGQPMYFEKDGTAEEALTLLQASSSLPFIAPIVNFRGKKLLDGGISDPIPVRKAQQDGYEKSVVILTRNHGYSKRKSKFGWIAAKAYKKYPNLVNTMLARYEIYNETLHYIEKEEAAGNLFVIRPEVPLQVDRMEKDPQKLQGLYDQGYEDAAKQFAGLQAFLHG, from the coding sequence ATGCTTGAAAATACGGGTTTAGTATTAGAAGGCGGCGGTATGCGCGGCGTATATACAGCTGGGATACTAGAATACTTTATGGAACAGGATTTATATTTTCCATATATCGTTGGTGTCTCAGCTGGTGCGTGTAATGCAGCGTCGTATCTTTCAAGGCAAAAAGACCGAAATAAAACAGTCAATATTGAGTATGTAACGCATCCAAGATATTTATCTTATAAAAACTTTTGGAAAAAACGTCAGTTATTTGATATGAATTTTATTTTTCATGAAATTCCAACGCAGCATGTGCCGTTTGATTTTGACACATATTTCAATAGTACGGAGCGCTTTCTTGTAGGAACGACAGATTGTGAAACAGGCCAGCCCATGTATTTTGAAAAAGATGGTACGGCAGAAGAGGCATTAACATTATTACAGGCATCTAGTTCATTACCATTTATAGCTCCTATTGTAAATTTTCGTGGGAAAAAGTTATTAGATGGTGGCATTTCTGATCCTATACCGGTTCGGAAAGCACAGCAAGATGGTTATGAGAAATCAGTTGTTATTTTAACGAGAAATCATGGGTATTCAAAAAGAAAATCCAAGTTTGGTTGGATTGCAGCAAAAGCATATAAAAAGTATCCAAACCTTGTGAATACGATGCTAGCTCGTTATGAAATATACAATGAGACACTGCATTATATTGAAAAAGAAGAGGCAGCTGGTAATTTATTTGTTATTCGTCCAGAGGTGCCACTGCAAGTGGATCGAATGGAAAAGGACCCGCAAAAATTGCAAGGTTTGTATGACCAAGGATATGAAGATGCAGCAAAACAGTTTGCTGGTTTACAGGCGTTTTTACACGGATAG